A single window of Candidatus Obscuribacter sp. DNA harbors:
- a CDS encoding metallophosphoesterase, with product MKSVKTEELSKLFLVKPYLQLGQQFAVTTNEHYEVLWHTYDMEGDFQVQYSAYGENDNETGAQSWKPQVSLIPTLVRTSGSVAPHYRYQAVIGPIAAGKSFTYRVYKDKVKVFEASGKAAPRKDQPWRFIAIGDIGDGGKGARANAHAIQAYQPQLLLIPGDVVYDRGRVGEYLKNFFPILNSDRSARSHGAPLMRSTITVAAPGNHDVGTPVQTESLNWKKFPDMFGFYLFWSHPANGPALPQGLMGRLLSSARNRKKMLALRGNTLSDGSNFHFRFGNAHFVVLDANMHMDWTKPLVRQWLKDALQAGSDAQWRIVTFHQPPFNSDRKYNVEQRMRMIADILQEGKVDLVLGGHCHYYERSAPIKLDGGSSGLRLNNDGTVSARLNIDDKYDGRTITSPDGIIYVVTGSGSRMVDEGHLPTRSSFTRCLNITDNSFTVIDVDGARLTLRQLTPDNKEIDKITIDKSGSH from the coding sequence ATGAAAAGTGTCAAAACCGAAGAGCTGAGCAAGCTCTTCCTGGTCAAACCCTATCTACAACTGGGACAGCAGTTTGCTGTCACCACAAACGAGCACTACGAAGTGCTCTGGCATACCTACGACATGGAAGGCGACTTCCAGGTGCAGTACAGCGCTTATGGCGAGAATGACAATGAGACCGGGGCACAAAGCTGGAAACCGCAGGTTTCGCTGATACCCACACTGGTACGCACCAGTGGCTCAGTCGCACCCCATTACCGCTATCAAGCTGTTATCGGTCCGATTGCCGCAGGCAAGAGCTTTACCTACCGCGTCTACAAAGACAAAGTAAAAGTCTTCGAAGCCAGTGGCAAAGCTGCACCCAGGAAGGACCAACCCTGGCGCTTCATCGCCATCGGTGACATCGGTGATGGTGGCAAGGGCGCTCGCGCCAATGCTCACGCTATTCAGGCGTACCAGCCACAGCTCTTGCTCATACCGGGCGACGTGGTCTACGACCGTGGCCGTGTCGGTGAGTATCTCAAGAACTTTTTCCCCATCCTCAACAGCGACCGAAGTGCCAGATCGCATGGTGCGCCACTGATGCGCTCGACTATCACAGTGGCTGCCCCTGGCAATCACGATGTCGGCACACCGGTGCAAACCGAGTCTCTCAACTGGAAGAAATTTCCAGACATGTTTGGCTTTTATCTTTTCTGGTCGCATCCGGCAAACGGTCCCGCGCTGCCCCAGGGACTGATGGGACGTCTACTTTCGAGCGCTCGCAACCGCAAAAAGATGCTGGCGCTACGAGGCAACACTTTGAGTGATGGCTCCAATTTCCATTTCCGCTTTGGCAATGCCCACTTTGTCGTGCTCGATGCCAACATGCACATGGACTGGACCAAGCCCCTTGTGCGGCAGTGGCTCAAGGATGCCTTGCAAGCCGGCAGTGATGCTCAGTGGCGCATTGTCACATTCCACCAGCCCCCCTTCAACTCCGACCGCAAATACAATGTCGAGCAGCGCATGCGCATGATTGCCGACATACTGCAGGAGGGCAAAGTCGACTTGGTATTGGGCGGTCACTGCCACTACTACGAGCGCAGCGCTCCCATCAAGCTCGATGGTGGCAGCAGTGGTCTCAGACTCAATAACGACGGCACGGTCAGCGCTCGACTCAACATCGACGACAAATATGACGGACGGACAATCACCAGTCCAGACGGCATCATCTACGTGGTCACAGGCTCTGGTAGCCGCATGGTGGACGAAGGACATCTGCCGACCAGGTCGTCCTTTACCCGTTGTCTCAATATCACGGACAACTCTTTTACTGTCATCGATGTCGATGGTGCCAGACTGACTTTGCGTCAGCTCACACCGGACAACAAAGAGATTGACAAAATCACAATCGACAAGTCTGGCAGCCACTGA
- a CDS encoding RNA polymerase sigma factor RpoD/SigA, producing the protein METEGYEVYSDPAFQRFLRGIGKAPFTSPEEERSLYEQLKQPGVLRQRAQKRLVESHMRLVVAVAANYLGRGISLQDLVQDGVVGLYDALDKFEPDKGRFKTYAGWWVRMRISESLANLSRTVRLPAPVQAKLRALKKLQDEFARRGVMPTSEALASSLGVDVQKLSQLEMAALGTTSLDSPMTSDDDDLTLVDVIADDNVPDPTEAMDRETTIAALRQALDTLEEREKDIVLKRFGFVGDGEQTLEQLSVTHGVSRERIRQIEAKALQKLRTVNGGNLLKLLAS; encoded by the coding sequence ATGGAGACAGAAGGTTACGAAGTCTACAGCGACCCTGCCTTTCAGCGCTTTTTGCGCGGAATTGGCAAGGCTCCTTTTACCAGCCCTGAAGAAGAGCGCAGTCTCTACGAACAGCTGAAGCAGCCGGGTGTGCTGCGTCAGCGCGCGCAGAAACGTCTCGTGGAGTCGCATATGCGTCTTGTGGTGGCTGTTGCTGCCAACTACCTCGGTCGCGGTATCTCGCTGCAAGACCTGGTGCAGGATGGTGTTGTGGGTCTCTATGACGCTCTCGATAAGTTTGAGCCGGACAAAGGCCGGTTTAAGACTTATGCGGGCTGGTGGGTGCGCATGCGTATCTCCGAATCCCTCGCCAACCTGTCGCGCACTGTGCGTCTGCCAGCTCCTGTGCAAGCAAAGCTGCGGGCTCTCAAAAAGCTGCAGGATGAATTTGCTCGCCGCGGCGTCATGCCCACAAGCGAGGCGCTGGCCAGCTCTCTGGGGGTGGATGTGCAAAAGCTCAGTCAGCTCGAAATGGCCGCTCTCGGGACTACCTCTCTCGATAGCCCCATGACGAGTGATGATGATGACCTGACTCTGGTCGATGTAATCGCCGACGACAACGTCCCCGACCCGACCGAAGCGATGGACAGGGAAACGACCATCGCCGCTCTGCGTCAGGCTCTCGATACTCTCGAAGAGCGTGAAAAGGACATCGTCCTGAAGCGCTTTGGCTTTGTCGGTGATGGCGAGCAAACACTGGAGCAGCTCAGTGTCACTCACGGCGTTAGCCGCGAGCGCATTCGTCAGATTGAGGCCAAGGCCTTGCAGAAGCTGCGCACCGTCAACGGCGGCAATTTGCTCAAGCTTTTGGCGAGCTAA
- a CDS encoding MFS transporter: MSQTPPDPSQSGPQVALPGAKAAMALLLGINLFNYIDRQVLSAVVPQIKESLLAYQDHASPVVAFLLKVLGTMLGGNAENTMVSLLSMAFLVSYIIAAPLLSSLPVKRWWIICGGVIIWSLASGGSGMATGFGILLLTRCLVGIGEAAYGPVAPSILADYFPVASRGKALSWFYLAIPVGSALGFVLGGLVGSTLGWQWAFYVVVPPGIILGLLCLLMKDPRVPPKQSLAREQSRMTQYRGFLKNRSFVLNTLAMTLMTFAIGGMAFWMPTYIHEYRNAGSLASVNIIFGAILVLSGLTATLLGGYLGRQARAAVQGLLLPCLRLGDGAGLSCLPGHRLRALPHCLDPRVPGMLLPVLQHRSKQHSTGQCDRAFVASQCLCPQHPDHPPLWRCALAARHRRHH; this comes from the coding sequence ATGTCTCAGACTCCCCCAGACCCTTCCCAGAGTGGCCCCCAGGTCGCTCTGCCCGGTGCAAAGGCTGCTATGGCACTTTTGCTCGGGATCAACTTGTTTAACTACATCGACCGCCAGGTCCTCTCCGCGGTGGTGCCGCAAATCAAGGAGAGTCTGCTCGCTTATCAGGACCACGCTTCGCCTGTGGTGGCATTTTTGCTCAAGGTGCTCGGCACCATGTTGGGCGGCAATGCCGAAAACACCATGGTCAGCTTGCTTTCGATGGCGTTTTTGGTGAGCTATATCATCGCCGCACCGCTGCTCAGCTCTCTGCCCGTCAAGCGCTGGTGGATCATCTGCGGCGGCGTCATCATCTGGTCTCTGGCCAGTGGTGGCTCAGGAATGGCAACCGGCTTTGGCATCTTGCTTTTGACCCGCTGTCTGGTGGGCATTGGTGAAGCTGCCTATGGTCCGGTGGCACCGTCGATTCTGGCCGATTACTTCCCTGTTGCTTCGCGCGGCAAGGCTCTCTCCTGGTTTTACCTGGCGATTCCGGTGGGCAGTGCTCTCGGTTTTGTCCTGGGCGGACTGGTGGGCAGCACGCTTGGCTGGCAGTGGGCGTTCTATGTGGTGGTGCCGCCAGGCATCATTCTGGGCCTGCTATGTCTTTTGATGAAAGACCCACGGGTCCCACCGAAGCAGAGCCTGGCTCGCGAGCAGTCGCGCATGACACAGTACCGCGGCTTTCTCAAGAACCGCTCGTTTGTGCTCAATACTCTGGCCATGACGCTGATGACTTTTGCCATCGGCGGTATGGCTTTCTGGATGCCCACCTACATCCATGAGTATCGCAATGCGGGCAGTCTGGCCAGCGTCAACATCATCTTCGGCGCCATTCTGGTGCTCTCCGGTCTGACTGCCACACTTCTGGGTGGTTATCTGGGCCGACAAGCTCGCGCCGCGGTTCAGGGGCTCTTACTTCCTTGTCTCCGGCTGGGCGATGGTGCTGGCCTTTCCTGCCTGCCTGGGCATCGTCTACGTGCCCTTCCCCACTGCCTGGATCCTCGTGTTCCTGGCATGCTTCTGCCTGTTCTTCAACACAGGTCCAAGCAACACAGCACTGGCCAATGTGATCGCGCCTTCGTTGCGTCCCAGTGCCTTTGCCCTCAACATCCTGATCATCCACCTCTTTGGCGATGTGCTCTCGCCGCTCGTCATCGGCGTCATCACTGA
- a CDS encoding MFS transporter: protein MLSPLVIGVITDATGSMSKAFMVVSVLVLLGGVVWLWASRHLDQDTNKASKLEQ, encoded by the coding sequence GTGCTCTCGCCGCTCGTCATCGGCGTCATCACTGATGCCACGGGCAGCATGAGCAAAGCCTTCATGGTCGTGTCGGTGCTCGTCCTTTTGGGCGGCGTCGTCTGGCTCTGGGCTTCGCGCCATCTCGATCAGGACACAAACAAGGCGTCCAAGCTGGAACAGTAG
- the rimI gene encoding ribosomal protein S18-alanine N-acetyltransferase — protein sequence MQKTKQHRAQIQLRDINWEQDFHSLLQIEQQSFARPWSAQQFARFANSHDSRGLIAVQNGTVVGYLLYETSMALNHIAHIAVAPGHRSQGIGSTMIFALKDANPCHALSLNVRRSNVQAQRLYESLNFAHVRTNSQHYADGEDAFVMQCEAVQVRVVPLPSDIAPWTFTDSWLKSSTHLCPVFTPVT from the coding sequence ATGCAAAAAACCAAGCAACACAGAGCGCAGATTCAACTGCGTGACATCAACTGGGAGCAGGACTTTCACAGCCTGCTTCAAATCGAACAACAGAGCTTTGCTCGTCCCTGGAGCGCCCAGCAATTTGCCCGCTTTGCCAACAGTCATGACTCGCGTGGTCTGATTGCTGTGCAAAATGGCACGGTTGTCGGCTACTTGCTCTACGAGACCAGCATGGCTCTCAACCACATCGCGCACATTGCCGTTGCTCCTGGACATCGCAGTCAGGGCATCGGCAGCACGATGATCTTTGCTCTCAAGGACGCCAATCCCTGCCACGCTCTTTCGCTCAATGTGCGTCGGAGCAACGTGCAAGCCCAGCGGCTCTACGAGAGTCTCAATTTTGCTCACGTGCGTACCAACTCGCAACATTACGCCGACGGCGAAGATGCCTTTGTCATGCAATGCGAAGCCGTGCAAGTCCGGGTCGTGCCGCTTCCAAGCGACATCGCACCCTGGACTTTCACCGACAGCTGGCTCAAATCCAGTACGCATCTTTGTCCGGTGTTCACCCCCGTCACCTAG
- a CDS encoding tetratricopeptide repeat protein: protein MASDLFKCSKSSKLECFTISQRQSARVKSLALSLLLAPGLMVLPLTPACLSSQAVAATADSSGSSAANDMAASYKRLDDFEEVIYGEPRKYLTMDARLKELEVKLFGKGQSGTPDTRLTAIARAISYGAAQAPGSVNDLTPTLDTVSSATKTKRDNSLPDYEVDSSGALEDAMQLYSDGKIAEAEAAFHGIIARDPKSADAYYNLAVIQESRGDTAGALSNYRQAYKLKPTEADYAGAVQAIEAKLGPVYGTTAVASASAKPTSSASSSPPASPASTPTVSSVDGAGKNVSAADKKLVSQAAVNFKAKQYDQAIDKLKMVANHNPRDADVQYAIAQAYKAKGDMVGAQSYMVRAADLAPSNTSYQRALADMRGTAASGSVAPVVGAAPSTPASGNIQPFANSQAPGAAKPGEIFSGRATANAPSDKNKRIKRAITYGIAGAATSVLASTLLTSKNARGGKYNISRMRNAAVTGAALGGLMGYMLGK, encoded by the coding sequence ATGGCAAGCGATCTGTTTAAATGCTCGAAATCCAGCAAGCTGGAGTGTTTTACTATAAGTCAAAGGCAGTCTGCCAGGGTCAAATCACTGGCACTTTCCCTGCTTTTAGCGCCAGGTTTGATGGTTTTGCCTTTGACGCCGGCATGTCTGTCTTCTCAGGCTGTTGCCGCTACTGCTGATAGTTCAGGCTCTAGCGCTGCCAATGATATGGCAGCAAGCTACAAGCGACTCGATGACTTTGAAGAAGTAATTTATGGCGAGCCGCGCAAATATTTGACTATGGATGCCAGACTCAAAGAGCTTGAGGTTAAACTTTTTGGCAAAGGCCAGAGTGGCACTCCTGATACCAGATTGACTGCTATTGCCCGGGCAATTTCGTATGGCGCGGCTCAGGCGCCGGGGTCAGTCAATGATCTGACACCCACTCTCGATACAGTAAGCTCAGCCACTAAAACCAAAAGAGACAACAGTCTGCCCGACTATGAGGTGGACAGCAGTGGTGCTCTGGAAGACGCCATGCAGCTTTATAGCGATGGCAAAATCGCCGAGGCAGAAGCGGCCTTCCACGGTATTATCGCCCGTGATCCCAAAAGTGCTGATGCTTATTACAATCTGGCGGTAATTCAGGAGAGTCGCGGCGACACTGCCGGAGCCCTCAGTAATTATCGCCAGGCTTATAAACTAAAACCAACTGAGGCTGATTACGCCGGTGCAGTTCAGGCTATTGAGGCCAAACTCGGTCCAGTGTATGGCACTACAGCTGTCGCGTCTGCTAGTGCCAAACCGACGTCGAGTGCTTCTTCCTCTCCCCCTGCTAGCCCTGCCAGCACTCCGACTGTTAGCTCGGTGGACGGGGCTGGTAAAAATGTCAGTGCCGCTGATAAAAAACTTGTCAGTCAGGCAGCTGTCAATTTTAAGGCAAAACAATATGATCAGGCTATCGACAAACTCAAAATGGTGGCTAATCATAATCCCCGAGATGCAGACGTACAGTACGCTATAGCTCAGGCTTACAAAGCCAAGGGTGACATGGTAGGAGCACAGTCGTACATGGTCAGGGCAGCCGACCTGGCACCCTCCAATACAAGTTATCAACGTGCTCTGGCTGATATGCGTGGTACTGCTGCTAGTGGCAGTGTAGCTCCCGTTGTGGGGGCGGCTCCGTCCACTCCTGCCTCTGGTAACATCCAGCCTTTTGCCAATTCGCAGGCTCCGGGGGCGGCTAAGCCTGGTGAGATTTTTTCTGGTAGGGCGACAGCAAACGCTCCTTCGGACAAAAATAAGCGCATCAAGCGTGCCATCACCTACGGTATCGCTGGCGCTGCTACTTCGGTGCTCGCTAGTACGCTTT